The genomic window CGGCGAACTCCGCAGGTTCTTCGGGATCTCACACAAGTTGAGACGAAGAAAGGGGGTGCGTCCCTCAGGAGGAGAGGATTTGGTCTGTCTTCTTTCTCGGCGCCTTCACGAAATGGAGCAGGTAGTCGAACTTTTCAATCTGGAGGCATGTATTCTTGCACGGCCCTTCGGGTCTCTTGTTGGGTATTGCAAGAACAGGCACTCTCTCCGTTACATCTTTTATGCCGGAGAGCAGGTCTCTTTCACAGGCCACGGCCAATATAAGGGTAGGTCTGAACTCTCCGATCGCCTTCCTTGCCTCTTCCCCTCCGCCCGCGGTCACTATCTGAACCTCGTATTCTTCCGCCCTGCTCATGATCTCGCCACGGGTCTGCCTTCCAAGACATCGGGGAAGAAGGACGAGCAGCCTTTGGGGATTGAGCCTATGGGCAGGAGTCGCGGTAATGTAGTTGTGGACTTTAATAAACGAATTGCCCACCCGGTCCCTGTTAATTCCCATCCGTGCCCCGACCCAGAGCGCCTTCGGCAGGACCATGAGAAAAAGCCGCTCCACCAGTTTATAAGGGAAGAGGGACTTCTCCATCCTTCTTAATACCAGGATTTCTATGCAGACGAGTACGAACAGGAGCGCCCCGCCTATGGCAAGGGCCCATTCAATCGCCTTGGGGAGGAGCACGTAGAACTGTTCGATTCTCGGTCTCACCATATACCAGGAGATTATCAGCAACCCCACGAGCATGCAGACCGCAACGGCGGCAAGAATAAGGAACGTTGCCGACCGCTCCTCTATCTCCTGGTCATGAGCCCTGGAGCGGCCGTCCCAGTCGGCCCATTCGTCGCCCAGCTTTCTGTCTCTGGAGCCGGTTTTATGAGCGGTTTCTTTCAATACTTTTTCCGCCTTAAAATAAACCTTTTGGAATTTTCATTACCAGTAAAGTTTCTCACAGATTGATGCCTCGGTCAAGGAAAGGAAGGCGGAAACGAAAAGACGGGAGCATGGGGGGGGCCGGGGGCTACCCACGTAAGGCCTTTTTGGTTTATAATCTAGACGCGCCTTCGGGCGCACCAGTCGCGCACACAGAATACCTTCCATACTCTCATTGAGAGGAAAACCACATGAAGAGGAGGAGATGAGTGGAGCTTTTTGCCGTTATTGACGAAGTATTGATGGGACAGGGCGTATTCGGTATTTTTTCCACATCGGAGCTGGCACGGAAATTTATGGCGCAGTTTCAATCGAATACCAATTTTCGGTGTAGGATAACAAAGCTCACCGTAACGGGCGGCGTCGCTGATGATAAAGTGTGGGTCGCCTATGTCCATGACTGCATTCATGATGTTTTCGAGCTGGATGGCCTGTACGGGGAGCCTCTTCTGGCACGGGATGCATCGGGAGATAAAGGCATGGTGGTCGAATTTGTGATCGACGCGCCGGGTCGGAAAGGGGCACTTTCCTAAGACCTTTCGTCAGAGAAGACGGGCTCAGCCCGAACCTCCGGTTCGATTCATCCGGAGGTATTCGCCCTCATTCCAGCATTGCCGGAAGAAAGGGCAGCCCCTGCATTTCTCCGTACAATTACGGCTCACGAGGTATTGTTTGCCCGTCGCTCCTGTTACGCCGTCCTCTTCCATCTGCTCGATACAGGGAGGGGTGCCGCTCTTGCACCCGTGCCTGTTGTCGCAATTGATACAGTATCCTGTTTTAGGTTTGATAAGACACCTTTTTCTCGCTCCATTGAGTCTATAATCACTCTCCCATGGTGTCAAGTCCTCGAAAAACCGGGACCATGACCCATGAGTGGGATGACATACCTCCATCGAACGGGGTATAAGTTTTTATGGTAACTGCACGAAGGAGTATGATACATAACAGGAGCGATATGTCCCGAATAACGATTGATCCCGAACGATGCGTGAGAGACGGACTCTGTGTCCGCGTCTGTGAAAAAGTCTTCTCCCGGGAAACGATTGATTCCGTGCCGTTGGTCGCTCACGAGGATTCATGCAACGGGTGCGGTCACTGCGCCCTTATCTGCCCCACGGGTGCAATATGGCAGGAGGAAAGTCCTCCGGAGCTGATCCACCCCGTAGAGCCTCGTCTCATGCCTACTTATGAGCAGGTGCGGGAGATGATCGTGACCCGGCGGTCAGTCCGGAATTTTCAGGACAGGCGCGTGGAGCGGGAAGTACTCGAAAAAGTGATCGATGGAGCCTGCTACGCGCCCAGCGCCAAGAACAGCAGGAGCACCGAATATATCGTGGTCACCGATAAAGCTCTCCTCGCCGAGATCGCCGCCATTACAGCCCAATGGCTTGGCGACGTCTCCCGCAAACTTAGAAATCCCCTCTGGAGAAGGCTCTACATGCTTTACGGGGAAAAGGACGTGGAGGAAATAAAACGCTGGGTCAATCAATTCGACCTTATTGCGGAGAGGGCCCGAAACCATTGGGACGTAATACTTTTCAAGGCGCCGGCCGTTCTTTTCTTCCATGCCCGCCGGTCGATACGGTTTGGGGAGACCAATGCAGCCCTGGCAGTACAGAATGCCGTCTACACCGCCTCTTCTCTCGGTCTCGGCAGCTTCTTCACCGGCTATGTGGTAGCTGCGTGCAGCAGGGAAAAGAGGCTTCCCCTTCTCCTCGGACTGCCCAAGGGTCACATACTATACGGAGGTCTTGCCCTGGGCTATCCTGAACTCGGGTTTCCTACATGGATCGAACGCACTGCTCAACATATCACATGGAGAGACGGGACCTGAGCGGATGGGGCGGATTGAAAGAATTCCCATGGTGTGGTAAGTATTTAACGCATTGAGGCCTCTTTCTGGGGCCGGTCAGACCAAGGAGGAGAATTACCCGACATGATAGAGACAGACTCCGCGCCTCAAACCGACTTTATACGTGAGATTATAAATGACGACCTGAAGACGAACAAGAACGGAGGACGGGTCGCTACCCGCTTTCCCCCCGAGCCCAATGGTTACCTTCATATAGGCCATGCCAAATCGATATGCCTGAATTTCGGTATTGCCGCCCAATATGGCGGGACCTGTAATCTCCGTATGGATGATACCGATCCCAGCGGTGAATCCCTTGAATTTGTGGATTCCATCATAAAGGATGTCCGCTGGCTCGGTTTCGACTGGGAAGATCGCCTCTTTTACGCATCCGATTATTTCGAGAAGCTTTACCAGTTCGCCGTAAGGTTGATTAAAGAAGGCAAGGCATATGTCTGCAGCCTTTCCGCCGATCAGATAAGAGAGTACAGGGGCACCCTTACCGAGCCCGGCAGGGAAAGCCCTTATAGAAACAGGTCCGTCGAAGAGAACATCGACCTCTTCACCCGCATGAGGGCAGGAGAATTTGAGGACGGCGCCCACGTGGTCAGGGCCAGGATCGACATGGCATCACCCAATATCACCATGAGAGACCCCGTGATCTACCGGATCAAGCGCTCGCCCCACTATAGGACCGAAAGCGAATGGGTCGTCTATCCCATGTATGATTTTGCCCATTGCCTGTCAGATTCTCTCGAAAATATCATCTACTCCATTTGCACTCTGGAATTCGAGAATAACCGGCCCCTTTACGACTGGATTGTGGATGCCCTGATCCCGGAGCCTCAACCCCGCCAGATAGAATTCGCCAGGCTCAACCTCAGTTACACGATTTTGAGCAAAAGACGCCTTATAGAGTTGGTAGAGAAAAAGGATGTAAGCGGCTGGGATGATCCCCGCATGCCCACCATTGCCGGAATGCGGCGGCGCGGGTATACGCCAGAAGCGATCCGTACTTTCTGTGCCAAGATCGGTGTGGCGAAGAAGGACAACCTCATCGACATGTCCCTCCTGGAGAGCTGTGTCCGCGACGATCTCAACGACCGTGCCCCCCGAGCCATGGCGGTCCTTCGGCCCCTGAAACTCGTGATCGATAATTATCCGGATGACCGGGTCGAGGAGTTCGACTGCGCCAACCATCCTCAAAAACCGGAATTTGGCAGCCGAAAAGTGCCTTTCTCCAAGGTGCTCTATATCGAGGGGGATGATTTCAGCGAAGAGCCTCCAAAAAAATATAAACGCCTCAGTCCGGGTCGTGAAGTGCGCCTGAGATATGCCTATGTAATAAAATATGCTTCGGTCGTAAAGGATGAGACGGGCCGCATTATGGAGGTCCATTGCACATACGATCCCGATACGCGTGACAGTGCGCCCCCCGACGGCCGTAAGGTGGAAGGGGTGATCCATTGGGTCTCCGCCGGACAATCCGTCACTGCATTGGCGAGGCTGTACGACCGTCTTTTTCAGGTCCCCAATGCCGCGAGCGAGGGGGACGATTTCGCTGCTCATTTGAATCCTTCGTCTCTCGAAACCCTCATCGATTGCCGGGTGGAGGCGAGTCTTGGAGCCGCGTCGGGAGGGAGCAGGTTTCAGTTCGAGCGATTGGGCTATTTCTCTGCCGACCCGGTCGACTCAATCCCGGGAAAGCCCGTATTCAATCGGATTGTTACTCTCCGGGATTCCTGGGCCAAGGTCGTTACAAAAGCAAAATGAGCCGATAAGATGCCTCTTGCCCCGGGACAGGTGCTTTCATCTGCCCTGGGGACCCTCTTTACCGCTTTTTCTTTTTGAATCCACACCGCCTATATCCTTACCGACTGCCCCCGCTCAAGATGCGGCTTTTTAAGGAGAAAGTGAAAATCCACAATTTTTCCTTGACTTATTCAATTGAATAATTAAAATATACAATTGAAATTAGCGTTTTAATGTCAGAGTGGGGGATTCCGAGGGGATGAAAGCATTGAGAAAGGACGCGGAGCAGACCCGCCAGAGCCTACTCGCCGCAGGGCGCGAGATTTTCGCGGAAAAAGGCTACCGGGATACGACTATTGCCGATATCTGCGAACGGGCCTCGGCGAACCTTGCCGCGGTCAATTATCATTTCGGAGATAAAGCAAATCTTTACAGTGAATCGTGGCGCTACGCCTTTCTTAAATCGATAAAGACTTATCCTCCCGATGGAGGGGTGCCCGGGGATGCGCCCCCCGAAGAGCGTTTGCGCGGTCAGGTGTCCGCTCTTCTTCGAAGGATCTCCGATCGGGACAACAAGGAGTTCTTTATTGCCCTGAAGGAATTTGCCAATCCCACCGGACTCCTTGAGCAGATTATACTCGACGAAGTGAACCGTCTCAACAAAAGAACCGAGAGCGTGCTGCGCGAATTGCTCGGCGCCGAGGCTCCGGAAAGGGATATTCAATTTTTTGTCATAAGCATAGTTTCTCAATGTGTGAACATGATCGTGGCTGAATCTTCAAAAGAAAGCGACCGGCCCAACCGTTTCGGTTTTCCCAAAATAGAAGATGTGGAAGCCTACATCAATCATGTGGTCAGGTTGACCCTGGCGGGCATCTCCTCCACCAGGCAAATGCTGGCCCACGGGGGATCGAAGGTGGTACGGGATGAATAAAGAAATTACTTTGATGAGGTGTTGCGTGCAAGAGAGCGGTAAACGAACGATTAACCTCGCCCTTTGGAGTCTGATTATTCTGATTGCCATGACGGGCTGTCAAAAGGGAAAAGCAAGCCAGGCCGGCCCTCAGAACCCTCCCGAGGTCGCGGTGGTGGCTATAAAGCTCGAACCGGTGGTCATTACCACGGAATTACCGGGCCGGACATCTTCATACCTGGTCGCGGAGGTACGCCCCCAGGTGAACGGTGTCATACAGAAGCGGCTCTTTGTCGAAGGGGACGACGTGAAGGCCGGGGATGTGCTCTATCAGATCGATCCCGCGCCGTATCAGGCTGTATATGACAATATAAAGGCGACCCTTGCGAAGGCGGAAGCCAACCTGCCCCCCATCCGATTAAAGGAAGGACGCTATAAAGAACTGGTTGCCGCCAAAGCGGTGAGCCAGCAGGAGTATGATGAAGCATCGGCAGCCCTCAAGCAGGTTGAGGCCGAGGTCGGGGTAGCCAGGGCGGCGGTGGAGACCGCGCGCATCAATCTCGCTTATACCCGCATCACCGCGCCCATTAGCGGCCGGATCGGCAAATCACACGTCACCGTGGGGGCCCTCGCCACAGCCCATCAGGTTTCGCCCCTCACCACCATTCAGCAGCTCGATCCTATTTTTGTCGACGCCACGCAGTCGAGCGCAAGCCTCCTCCAGCTTAAACGTCACCTGGAGAACGGACGGCTCAAAGGCGCGGGACATACCCGTGTAAAGATGCTCCTTGAAGACGGCACCCCCTACCCTTCGGAAGGGACCCTCAAGTTTTCCGATGTCACCGTGGATCAGACCACGGGCTCTTTTATTCTTCGTATCGTCTTTCCCAATCCGAAACAAACTCTGCTGCCGGGTATGTTTGTCCGCCCGGTGATTCAGGAAGGAGTTATGGAGCGCGCAATGCTCGTCCCCCAACAGGGCGTCTCACGGGACCCCAAGGGGAATGCTGTCGCCCTGACCGTCGATGCCCAAAATAAGGTCCAGGCGCGATCCATTACCGTCGATCGTGCCATCGGGGATAAATGGCTCGTCTCCGCCGGCCTTGCCCCCGGCGACCGCGTCATCGTGGAAGGCACACAAAAGGCGCGACCAGGCTCTACCGTAAAGGCCGTTCTCCTCGACGCCGTCCGGAAGGACGGTCCGGGGCAGGCGACAGACCGCTCCACGCAAAAGAATTAGGCGGGAGGCGACGGATGCTATCCAAATTTTTCCTTGACCGCCCCGTCTTCGCCTGGGTTATCGCCATCATCATCATGCTGGGCGGGGGCCTCGCCATCTATAGTCTGCCTATATCCCAGTATCCCGCGGTGGCGCCGCCGTCAATCTACATACAGGCCTTTTATCCCGGGGCATCGGCGGAGACAGTAGAGAACAGCGTAACCCAGATAATAGAGCAGAAGATGACCGGCCTCGATAAAATGCTCTATATATCGGCCACCAGTGATTCAGCAGGCTCGGCCCGTATCGAATTGACCTTTGCTCCCGGTACCGATCCGGACCTCGCATGGGCAAAGGTGCAGAATAAGCTTCAGCTTGCCATGGCAAGCTTGCCCGAAGTGATACAACGTCAGGGCGTCACCGTGGGCAAGGCCACGAAAAACTACCTCATGGTGATCGGCCTCATCTCCGAGGACGGCAGCATGGACGGCAATGACCTCAGGGATTATGCCCAATCGAACCTGGAGAAGGTAATCGCCCGGGTGCCCGGGGTGGGCGAGGTGGAAAACTTCGGCTCCCAGTACGCGATGAGGGTCTGGCTCAATCCCGACAAACTAATCAGTTTCCAGCTCACCATAGAAGATGTGGTCATGGCGCTCAAGGCCTACAACGTCGAAATCTCCGCGGGTCAGTTCGGTGGCGCGCCTTCCGTTCCCGGACAGCGACTCAATGCGTCGATCATCGTCCAAAGCCTTCTTAAAACGCCGGAGGAATTCGGCGCTATCCCGGTCCGCGTCAACCAGGACGGCTCTATCGTACGTATCAGGGATGTAGGGAGGCAGGAGTTGGGGACGGACGCGTACGATATCGAGGCCTTTTACAACGGCAAACCGTCCGCCGGCATGGCCGTCAGAATGGTCGCGGGCGCCAATGCCCTCGATACGGCCAATGCCGTCAAGGCCAAGATGAAGGAGTTGGGCCGCTTTTTCCCGAAGGGGATGAAGGTCGTCTATCCTTACGACACCACTCCTTTTGTCAAAGTGGCAATTGAAGAGGTGGTAAAGACGCTTCTCGAGGCAATCCTCCTCGTCTTCCTGGTGATGTGGCTTTTCATGGGCAACATCAGGGCCACCCTTATTCCGACCATCGCGGTTCCCGTGGTGCTCCTCGGCACCTTCGCGGTCCTCTCCTTTTTCGGCTTCTCGATCAACATGCTCACCATGTTCGCCATGGTGCTGTCCATCGGTCTATTGGTGGACGATGCCATTGTGGTGGTGGAGAACGTGGAGCGCATCATGCACGAAGAAGGCCTCTCTCCGAGGGAGGCAACCAGGAAATCCATGGAGCAGATTACGAGCGCCCTGATCGGCATAGGCCTCGTACTTTCCGCCGTTTTCGGGCCCATGGCTTTCTTCGGCGGCTCGACCGGGATCATCTACCGCCAGTTTTCCGTTACGATCATCGCATCCATGCTCCTGTCAGTGTTAGTAGCGCTGATCCTGACCCCCGTCCTCTGCGCCTCACTACTTAAACCCGTGAAACCGGGACATCAGTCGGCGGACAGTGCCGTCTTTTTCCTCCGTCCCTTCTTCAGGTGGTTTGACCGCCTATTTTATCGCATAAGGGATTATTACGTGGGGATGGTGGAGCGCTCCTTTTCGCGGAAGCTCCGCTATGTTGCAATCTATATCGCCATCGTCGCGGTGGCGGGACTCATTTTCTTCCGCATGCCTACATCCTACCTTCCGGACGAGGACCAGGGGCTGCTCTTCGCCCAGGTGATCATGCCCACCGGCGCCACCCTGGAGCAGACCCGAAAGGTGGTCGACTATATCGACGAGTATTTTCAAAAAGAAGAGAAGGCCACCGTCGAATCATGCATGACCATCTCCGGTATCGGTTTCTCCGGTCGTGCCCAGACCGCGGGCCTTGTCTTCATTAAGCTCAAGGACTGGAAAGTCCGCCAAAAGTCCGAACTTCGAGTAAAAGCTGTCCAGGAGAGGGCCATGAAGGCTTTCTCGAAAATCCGCAACGGCATGGTCTTCGCCTTTCCTCCTCCCTCCGTTATCGAACTAGGTAACGCCACGGGGTTTGACTTCCAGTTGCTT from Syntrophorhabdaceae bacterium includes these protein-coding regions:
- a CDS encoding nitroreductase family protein, with the protein product MSRITIDPERCVRDGLCVRVCEKVFSRETIDSVPLVAHEDSCNGCGHCALICPTGAIWQEESPPELIHPVEPRLMPTYEQVREMIVTRRSVRNFQDRRVEREVLEKVIDGACYAPSAKNSRSTEYIVVTDKALLAEIAAITAQWLGDVSRKLRNPLWRRLYMLYGEKDVEEIKRWVNQFDLIAERARNHWDVILFKAPAVLFFHARRSIRFGETNAALAVQNAVYTASSLGLGSFFTGYVVAACSREKRLPLLLGLPKGHILYGGLALGYPELGFPTWIERTAQHITWRDGT
- a CDS encoding glutamine--tRNA ligase/YqeY domain fusion protein; amino-acid sequence: MIETDSAPQTDFIREIINDDLKTNKNGGRVATRFPPEPNGYLHIGHAKSICLNFGIAAQYGGTCNLRMDDTDPSGESLEFVDSIIKDVRWLGFDWEDRLFYASDYFEKLYQFAVRLIKEGKAYVCSLSADQIREYRGTLTEPGRESPYRNRSVEENIDLFTRMRAGEFEDGAHVVRARIDMASPNITMRDPVIYRIKRSPHYRTESEWVVYPMYDFAHCLSDSLENIIYSICTLEFENNRPLYDWIVDALIPEPQPRQIEFARLNLSYTILSKRRLIELVEKKDVSGWDDPRMPTIAGMRRRGYTPEAIRTFCAKIGVAKKDNLIDMSLLESCVRDDLNDRAPRAMAVLRPLKLVIDNYPDDRVEEFDCANHPQKPEFGSRKVPFSKVLYIEGDDFSEEPPKKYKRLSPGREVRLRYAYVIKYASVVKDETGRIMEVHCTYDPDTRDSAPPDGRKVEGVIHWVSAGQSVTALARLYDRLFQVPNAASEGDDFAAHLNPSSLETLIDCRVEASLGAASGGSRFQFERLGYFSADPVDSIPGKPVFNRIVTLRDSWAKVVTKAK
- a CDS encoding efflux RND transporter periplasmic adaptor subunit translates to MNKEITLMRCCVQESGKRTINLALWSLIILIAMTGCQKGKASQAGPQNPPEVAVVAIKLEPVVITTELPGRTSSYLVAEVRPQVNGVIQKRLFVEGDDVKAGDVLYQIDPAPYQAVYDNIKATLAKAEANLPPIRLKEGRYKELVAAKAVSQQEYDEASAALKQVEAEVGVARAAVETARINLAYTRITAPISGRIGKSHVTVGALATAHQVSPLTTIQQLDPIFVDATQSSASLLQLKRHLENGRLKGAGHTRVKMLLEDGTPYPSEGTLKFSDVTVDQTTGSFILRIVFPNPKQTLLPGMFVRPVIQEGVMERAMLVPQQGVSRDPKGNAVALTVDAQNKVQARSITVDRAIGDKWLVSAGLAPGDRVIVEGTQKARPGSTVKAVLLDAVRKDGPGQATDRSTQKN
- a CDS encoding DUF116 domain-containing protein encodes the protein MKETAHKTGSRDRKLGDEWADWDGRSRAHDQEIEERSATFLILAAVAVCMLVGLLIISWYMVRPRIEQFYVLLPKAIEWALAIGGALLFVLVCIEILVLRRMEKSLFPYKLVERLFLMVLPKALWVGARMGINRDRVGNSFIKVHNYITATPAHRLNPQRLLVLLPRCLGRQTRGEIMSRAEEYEVQIVTAGGGEEARKAIGEFRPTLILAVACERDLLSGIKDVTERVPVLAIPNKRPEGPCKNTCLQIEKFDYLLHFVKAPRKKTDQILSS
- a CDS encoding efflux RND transporter permease subunit, with the protein product MLSKFFLDRPVFAWVIAIIIMLGGGLAIYSLPISQYPAVAPPSIYIQAFYPGASAETVENSVTQIIEQKMTGLDKMLYISATSDSAGSARIELTFAPGTDPDLAWAKVQNKLQLAMASLPEVIQRQGVTVGKATKNYLMVIGLISEDGSMDGNDLRDYAQSNLEKVIARVPGVGEVENFGSQYAMRVWLNPDKLISFQLTIEDVVMALKAYNVEISAGQFGGAPSVPGQRLNASIIVQSLLKTPEEFGAIPVRVNQDGSIVRIRDVGRQELGTDAYDIEAFYNGKPSAGMAVRMVAGANALDTANAVKAKMKELGRFFPKGMKVVYPYDTTPFVKVAIEEVVKTLLEAILLVFLVMWLFMGNIRATLIPTIAVPVVLLGTFAVLSFFGFSINMLTMFAMVLSIGLLVDDAIVVVENVERIMHEEGLSPREATRKSMEQITSALIGIGLVLSAVFGPMAFFGGSTGIIYRQFSVTIIASMLLSVLVALILTPVLCASLLKPVKPGHQSADSAVFFLRPFFRWFDRLFYRIRDYYVGMVERSFSRKLRYVAIYIAIVAVAGLIFFRMPTSYLPDEDQGLLFAQVIMPTGATLEQTRKVVDYIDEYFQKEEKATVESCMTISGIGFSGRAQTAGLVFIKLKDWKVRQKSELRVKAVQERAMKAFSKIRNGMVFAFPPPSVIELGNATGFDFQLLDRGGIGHEKLMAARNQLLGMAMKDPRLASIRPNGMEDVPQYRIDVDWGKAGALGVPISSIHNTISDSFGSVYVNNFIQSGRVKRVYAQADAPYRMLPKDIDKLYVQNSSRKMVPFSAIASGHWSSGSPKLERYNGFSSLNIWGEPAPGKSSGEAMRAMEEMVGKLPEGIGYEWTGLSYQQRIASSQAPLLYAFSILVIFLCVAALYESWPIPLANMLMLPLGVFGAALATWSRGLHNDVYFQIGFLTTLGLTTKNAILIIQFARERMTHGTGLVQATLEAARLRLRPVIMTSLAFFFGVLPLAIASGAGAGAMNAIGTAVTGGMLSATFIDLFYIPLFFVFVSGLFKKKGPQEAPSPSPGTPGSSPPSPIPATSGQQPDGNAVKEGSPI
- a CDS encoding CerR family C-terminal domain-containing protein encodes the protein MKALRKDAEQTRQSLLAAGREIFAEKGYRDTTIADICERASANLAAVNYHFGDKANLYSESWRYAFLKSIKTYPPDGGVPGDAPPEERLRGQVSALLRRISDRDNKEFFIALKEFANPTGLLEQIILDEVNRLNKRTESVLRELLGAEAPERDIQFFVISIVSQCVNMIVAESSKESDRPNRFGFPKIEDVEAYINHVVRLTLAGISSTRQMLAHGGSKVVRDE